A single window of Dermochelys coriacea isolate rDerCor1 chromosome 14, rDerCor1.pri.v4, whole genome shotgun sequence DNA harbors:
- the LOC119842949 gene encoding C-type lectin domain family 2 member E-like isoform X3, producing the protein MCKALICVSGVAVVLFFAVIALAAALAGVLSRAPVACPNGSVMFQGKCYYFSETEGNWSYSRSRCSALGASLAGIDTQQDMDFMLRYRGLRDHWLGLRKETDQLWTWMNGTEFNGWFKIGGGGECAYLKEAKAISSSRCSMERHWICSKPHMWVKV; encoded by the exons ATGTGTAAAGCCCTGATCTGTGTCTCCGGTGTGGCTGTGGTTCTGTTCTTTGCTGTCATTGCTTTGGCTGCAGCTCTGGCAG ggGTACTATCAAGGGCACCTGTGGCCTGTCCCAATGGCTCAGTCATGTTCCAAGGGAAATGCTACTATTTCTCAGAGACCGAAGGGAACTGGAGCTACAGCCGGAGCCGCTGCTCTGCACTGGGTGCCTCCCTGGCTGGGATCGACACCCAGCAGGACATG GACTTCATGCTTCGCTACAGAGGCCTCAGGGACCACTGGCTTGGCCTCCGGAAGGAGACGGACCAGCTCTGGACATGGATGAACGGCACCGAATTCAATGGCTG GTTTAAAATCGGAGGAGGAGGGGAGTGCGCATATCTGAAGGAAGCAAAAGCCATCAGCTCCTCGCGGTGCTCTATGGAGAGACACTGGATCTGCAGCAAACCCCACATGTGGGTAAAGGTTTAG
- the LOC119842953 gene encoding killer cell lectin-like receptor subfamily F member 1 encodes MQDEEGYTVLNLWPKMGTASHPSADGIQDSPANLHGYKITIGILGVWSIVVTLAVIALSILGSSHEGLTGTAPNATMSRSAQRRERNGSECSARLNHLVSRLSQALCAPINSRSWEGTGCKICPQDWLPHGAKCYWFSTESKIWARSLEDCSARSARMVVIQEQDEMKFLENSIQEKYLVWTGLSANAPERNWTWVDGSLLNQTLFPVKGSAEENSCGVIKGSQIQSETCSGEYRWICQKDAIPIDSEPSDL; translated from the exons ATGCAGGATGAAGAGGGTTACACGGTATTGAATCTCTGGCCCAAGATGGGAACTGCCAGCCACCCGTCGGCGGATGGGATCCAAG ATTCTCCTGCGAACCTGCATGGGTATAAAATCACCATCGGCATTTTGGGGGTCTGGAGCATTGTGGTGACGCTGGCTGTGATTGCGCTGAGCATTCTGG GGTCATCTCACGAAGGACTGACAGGAACAGCGCCGAATGCCACCATGAGCCGTAGTGCCCAGCGGAGAGAGAGAAACGGGTCAGAATGCAGTGCCCGTCTGAACCACCTCGTGTCACGCCTGAGCCAGGCTCTGTGTGCTCCCATCAACAGCCGCTCCTGGG AGGGCACTGGCTGCAAAATCTGTCCCCAGGACTGGCTGCCACATGGTGCCAAATGCTACTGGTTTTCTACGGAGAGTAAAATCTGGGCCAGGAGCCTTGAGGACTGCTCAGCGAGGAGCGCTCGCATGGTGGTGATCCAGGAGCAGGATGAGATG AAGTTCCTAGAGAACAGCATTCAAGAGAAGTACCTCGTCTGGACTGGCCTCAGTGCAAACGCGCCCGAGAGGAATTGGACCTGGGTGGATGGATCCTTGTTAAATCAGACGCT GTTCCCTGTGAAAGGATCTGCTGAAGAGAACAGCTGTGGGGTCATCAAAGGGAGTCAGATCCAGTCGGAAACCTGCAGCGGGGAATACAGATGGATTTGCCAGAAGGACGCCATCCCGATAGACAGCGAACCAAGCGATCTGTAG